Within the Flavobacterium sp. 9R genome, the region TGAAGTAAAGAGTTTTGAAATTGCTATTCCTAAATCCTGAATCCCAAATCCTCAATACTTAATCTCAAATCCTAAATTTTAAAAATGTTAAACATCGTACTCGTCGAACCCGAAATCCCTAATAATACTGGTAATATTGGCCGCTTATGTGTTGGTACAGAAAGCCGTCTGCATTTAATTCACCCGTTTGGTTTTGTGATTAATGACAAAAATCTTAAGCGCTCGGGACTGGATTATTGGGTACATCTGGATGTTACGGAATATCAAAATGTAGCCGAATGGATGAAGGTAATTCCAGATACTTCAAGAGTCTTTTTGATGAGTTCGCACGCAGAGCATTCCTATTTGAATATCGAGTTTCAAGACGAAGACTGGTTGGTTTTTGGTAAAGAAAGCGTAGGCTTAAGTCAAGAAGTATTAAACCTATTTGCTAAAGAAAATCAATTAAAAATCCCTATGTCTCCCTTGATTCGTAGTTTTAATATTGCCAATTCAGTTGCCTTTGTAGTTGGTGAGGCAAGAAGACAGGTTTCGGTGGGCAAAATTTAGTTGGCAGTATACAGTTGTTAGTGTTCAGTTTTTATAAGCTGTTACTATTTGCGCCCTTTACAGTTAATTTTTTACCACAAGGAAACACAAAGTAGGCACGAAGCAATACAGAGTTATTTAGTTGACTTTGAGTCCTTTGCGTAAATCTTTGCGTTCTTTGCGGTTTAATTTTTAGAAGCGTATTTCAAAAAAGAACTTATATGCTCTTATTTGCCTTATATGGTTCAAAATAAACAGTCAATTCAAAAAACTGTTATGACTTATATGTTTGTATTTTTTTTGAGCTCCTTGCGGTTAAACATTTTACACAAAGGATTTTAATTCCCCGCCACGGCGAGTTAGGGGGCTTAACCCGTAATCACAAACTTCCCTTTTTCAGCATCAAAAACAATATGCTCATCTTTAAAAAGCGTATTGAAACTTCCTTTTGCAATCAAATTACAAGGTTCATCTTGCACTACGGTTTCAGGCGTCATAATAATCATTTCATCACTCAATTGAATCGCCATATCGATATCGTGAGTCGAGAAAAGAATACATTTTCCCGTTTCGTGGGTAAGTTTTTTTAGTAATTTCAATAGCGAAACTTTGTGTAGCAAATCCAAGTGCGTCGTGGGCTCATCCAAAATAATCAAAGGCGTATCCTGAGCTAAGGCGCGTGCAATAAGTACTTTTTGCAATTGCCCATCACTAATTTGATAATGCTTTTTATCGGCCAAAGCACTAATTTGAGTAAGCGACAAGGCTCTTTCCACCTGAATTTTATCTTCCTCGGTCAAGGTGCCAATCCAATTGGTGTAAGGCTGACGTCCTAAAGCGACTAATTCATATACCGTCAAATTACTTGGAGGTAATTTTTCGGTCAATACCAAACTCATTTCTTGTGACAAATCGGAAGCGCTGTAGGTGGCTATATTTTTACCGTGTAATAAAACATCACCCTCAAGAGGTTTTTGAATTCCAGTAATGGTTTTTAAAAGTGTCGATTTTCCAATGCCGTTGGCACCAATCAAAGCCGTTAGTTTTCCTTTTTTTAGCGCAATGGAAACGGCTTTTGCAACAAGAGTGCTTACTTTTTTGTTGTCATAACCAATGCTTATCGATTGGGTTTGAAGGATGATAGTTTCTTCCATTTTTTAAATTTTAAATCCGTACAACGAATTTGATGTAACACATTCTGAGACTTTTTACCACATAGAAGCATAGAATTTATAGTTTTTTAAAAGAAACAAATAGACGTTTTACTCTTCACATAGATGTTCGATAAA harbors:
- a CDS encoding tRNA (cytidine(34)-2'-O)-methyltransferase, giving the protein MLNIVLVEPEIPNNTGNIGRLCVGTESRLHLIHPFGFVINDKNLKRSGLDYWVHLDVTEYQNVAEWMKVIPDTSRVFLMSSHAEHSYLNIEFQDEDWLVFGKESVGLSQEVLNLFAKENQLKIPMSPLIRSFNIANSVAFVVGEARRQVSVGKI
- a CDS encoding ABC transporter ATP-binding protein: MEETIILQTQSISIGYDNKKVSTLVAKAVSIALKKGKLTALIGANGIGKSTLLKTITGIQKPLEGDVLLHGKNIATYSASDLSQEMSLVLTEKLPPSNLTVYELVALGRQPYTNWIGTLTEEDKIQVERALSLTQISALADKKHYQISDGQLQKVLIARALAQDTPLIILDEPTTHLDLLHKVSLLKLLKKLTHETGKCILFSTHDIDMAIQLSDEMIIMTPETVVQDEPCNLIAKGSFNTLFKDEHIVFDAEKGKFVITG